One Hylaeus volcanicus isolate JK05 chromosome 8, UHH_iyHylVolc1.0_haploid, whole genome shotgun sequence genomic window, AGTCCCATCCAAATGAACTTTTTTCTCCTGCACAGTATCGAATTCCGTATTCTTCATATCTGTGTACAAAATGACTtttaattcttatatttttacatacacaTGACatgagtaataaatattttacattacttCATAAATTTTGGCATTATGAGATTTATTTGTGTATACAGTTCTATGGGTCTTGATAAAGCAGGTGTCCCAGTAAGTAAAACAACATGACGCGCTTGTGAAATTACACGTTGCGCAGCTTTGTATCTACTAGTTTTAAAGCTTTTTAAAGCGTGCGATTCATCCTATAAAAAGATTCCATTAtgtaaatatctaaaataataaataatgttaaggCATTTACCAGAATAACAAAGCCAAAAGAACGATGTTCAAATGTGTCCACTGCTCGTACTAGAAGATCATAAGATGTAATAACAATTCTACTGTCACTGCAAAAGTCTTTTGAACttgtaaaatgaagaatataatGTGCAGGAACAGATGGCAAGAATGTGTATATCGCGTCTGCCCATTGATatctaaatacaaaaagtcaaacttaaaataaatttaaaatatatatatataataatttaaaaaatatgtatatatatatatatatgtttattacaGAACCTGACTGAAGATGGAACAACAATAAGAAGAGGCCAATTCTCTCTGTAATAATGTGCAATTCCTAATGCTTGAATAGTTTTCCCTAAACCCATATCATCAGCAATCATACAACGACCACCTTTAGATATCCCATAGCTAAATGAAACAAGCACATGTGATTTacattatgaaaaaatgatataaaaatattaatatattaatttacaaataaatttaccaAATCCCTTCACGTTGAAAGGGCATTAATTGATTCAACAAGTGAGGATCAATATCTGACAAATCAATCTTTGTATCTGTTTTATCTGAGctgttacttttattaaaaatctaaaaaacaCATTTAAAAACACCAAGGTTGATAGATAACAAgatctaattatatttaaatataatacctgaataacattttttggCAGCCCTATTACTTGTACCTCAGACTTGaactgaataatttttttcattaaattttcgtaatcctttaaatgaaaattccaagTTTTAGTTTGTacatctgaaataaaaaataatgatacttTTATCTGTAATGTCTTTTAActttacatattaaattaatgatgTATATATTAGTAGCACATATTACCATAAGATCTGCTTggaattgtttttaaagtttcaataaGAGTAGGTAAATATGATGAAGTTTCAAAGGCAAATCTTTCCTCATTGATCATGTAACACGTTCCTTTTATACATGATTTTTGcccaaaaaatttttttgattcAATAGGATCAAAACGTtccttttgtttattaaattttctattacttttaaaagaGTTATTTCTAAAATCTTCCTTgtgaacaaaatgtttattctgtTTGTTTCTAAAGGGATTAATTGCATTCAATGATTTGCTTGAATCATTTAGAATACTAGGAGATGGCCTATTGGTTTCTCTTTTGGTAAAGTCAAGGGGagaattagtttttatttgagTTTGTTGCTTTCGTTGTAAAGCTAATAAACgcttttcttctatttcttccCGAGAATAACTCATACCTAAAATACGAAAAGGTAACATTAAAACAGTTAGTTGATAATTCTTACTGTAATTTTCTTCTACCTCAATTATAAATGCGAATGatcgtgatattttttatattaatgttcTAAGTACCTGATGTATATAACTACTATCTTCCCTTTTCATAAAATACTACGCATtcaatataatagaataaatacacGTTAATACTGTCAGTTCTTTCATAGCACAACGATTTTCCttctttcaatttgtttactacaataatttttaggTTACTATACTGTCAGTTTCACAAAACATTCATTCTCTAGTAACTTTTGAACCTTTTGAACGTTGTACGATTCTGATATGGTGAAGTGCATGTTCGCTctctaaaatttgaaattttcagggTCAAGCATCACGCGTTTTTACATTtctgaagttttttttttattctagaAGAAGAGCatactttgaaaattgtacCTAAGTCTCGCGATCATCCACGATAGCGTTGAATTGCAAACTTCTACGGTTCTACGTGACTGTGGATTTTATCGTGATACTTTAAAGTGATTTTAGCCCTAATCAGCCCTAATAGATTACAATACTCTGTGAAGTTCGAATGTTTCATAGCAGTATACGTGTATGATTCGAGTACATATGTAGATTCGTCTCTTTTTGAAAGCAGTGTGGATCATTCTGGATCTGTCTGAATCTACCATGTCAACTTCAAAGGAACTTGTAAAAGATGCACAGTTATTGCGTACGTATTCTACGTAGATACGAAgcgattaattacaaaaacgaaatgagacaatcaatttttaatattttagcgGACGATTACGAATTCATCGTTCCAAAGAAATCCATCAAAGTACCGGCTGATATGGCAACTTGGGAAAAGTCAGAAGCGTATTTTGTAAgaattcttacattttttttgttaattattgttatttgatgtatataaaaattaacataaaagcTTTAGTGTATGAAAGTAattgtagaaatgaatttgtagGAATATTTGGGATTTATATTGGCCTTGAATGAGTCTGTTCAAGGGAAAGCCTTGAATATTGAATGTTCACAAAACCCTGTGATAGATAATGTCATTGGAATGCTTAATGAATTTGATGAATGGATAACTCAAATACCTCCAACTGAACAACCTCAACGTTTCGGTAACAAATCATTTAGGCTATGGCACGAAAGGCTCCAGCAAGTGAGTAAACATAACCTTTGATTGCTTtcatatgaattttttcaatgtcCATTGATATGCATTATTTCAGAGAGGAGTGGAAGAACTGCAAAAAGTATTGCCATCAGAATTACATAGAGCAGTTCCAGAAATAGTTCAgtatttattcgaaagtttTGGTAATCCTACTCGTATCGATTATGGCACAGGTCATGAAATGGCATTTCTGATGTTTTTATGTTGTATGTTTAAAATTGGAGCTTTTAAACAGGATGATAAAGTTGCTGTTGttgtaaagatatttaataGGTGACACATTTATCATATAACAGTAATAGCTTAATAGTTTATATgttaatatgtattaaaatcgtttttgtttttgaagataCCTTGAATTAGTGCGTAGATTACAGTTAACATACAGGATGGAACCAGCAGGTAGTCATGGTGCTTGGAGTTTAGACGACTACCAATTCATTCCTTTTGTATGGGGAAGTGCTCAATTAATtggtattatatttttaatttctatatttttatttgtatagtATTAGTATTCTTTATAGAAACATccatacaaattaaatattccaggGCATCCTCGTTTGGAACCTCGTCATTTTGTTGAACCAGAAATTGTTGAATTGTATAGCAAGCAATACATGTTTCTTGGCTGTATCGAATTCATTTCAAAGGTTTGTATACATGTGTACAATACGCATACAAACGTggataatattaaacatttttatattcgaaatataacaaaaattacttcaaTTTTAGGTAAAGATTGGTCCATTTGCTGAACATTCAAACCAATTGTGGAATGTTAGCGCGGTTTCATCATGGGCAAAAGTAAATAATGGTCTCATCAAAATGTACAAAGCTGAGGTAACAATTAACCATTTTTCATAACTAAAACTGCAGTAGTaaagtaatatatacatttattcattttgaatgTTAGGTTCTAGCAAAATTTCCTGTCATTCAACATGTCTTATTTGGCTCCTTGTTATCGATAAAACCGGCATCCATTCCTCCTGTGGGAAAAGGTCCTCGTCAAGATCATCCTATACGAccaccaccgccaccaccaccaaaataacaatattctaCGAATACACttgatatttgtttatgtAGCTTGTAacagaatttcaatatttataataaaattgtacattatGATTACGTACTATTAGatttctaaattgaatttatttaaaacagcTTACTgaatatatcatttaatattaataatttttattatatgtaatatttttattcgctacTTAACTCTTTAATTTAATCGCGTAACGATATCCTATCCTTCCGACACTCTAGAGATTATAATATCTCGTCCAAGTCAGTTCAGTggtttttgtttgtatacaaATACGTTTCTGCCAATGAAAGTCTTATGTCACTGTAAACATTGTTTCGCTAAGAATcgtattctacaaatatttgcGGACAgacacaattttcattattattaatttgtattacgTTTAAATATGAAGTATTGTAATtcttaatgtaattaaaagagaaacgaaatgTACGAGAAGTATATTATAGTAATACCATTTcttctaatattaatatttattacgagtTCTGAAAGATCAAGTGGTTTGTATGTAGACAATGGAGTCGAtcaaacaattttacataAGGTGGCTAGTCGGAAACAAAAACGAGAAGTGGaggataaattattaaatctttttGAATTACCCAAGAGACCAAAGAGAATCGCACGCAGAGCTTTGTTAGTTAAAAGATCAGCGCCTACGTTTttactgaatatttataaaaatattttatccaaTAACAAATCGATTCAAGACGAACATAACAATATggatgaatttaatttaactaatcatgatattaatattattgaccAAAGTGATCTGATTATGACATTTGGTGCTCATAATCCACATTCAGGTAATGCATCCAAAACTAATCGTGGAAAAAGGATCTGGTTCGATGTATCGGAAGTGCCGCGAGGAGAACGTATTATTGCAGCCGAACTACGACTATATCAAAGTCTAAATACGAATGCTCAATTTAATAAGACTTATGCAATAGCATTATATAGAGTGGCCCGTACAAAAAATGGAGGACGTATTAaacattacataaattctgCTAATACTACAATAGGTAAAGAAGGATggataacattaaatattagcGTGGCCCTCGAACATTGGGTTAAATATCCAAAAGAAAATCGTGGCTTCTTTTTAGCAGTATATCATGCTGATTATACAGGACGTATTATGAGACCAGACGATATAGGAATTGTAGGTGTTTTAGGAGCTCCACATAAACAACCATTTATGGTCggcttttttaaaaattctggCAACCGTATTAAACGTGATATAACGTCTACACAAAAGGAGGATGATACCAATCAACTGAAATATAATCTTCgtaatataaactttaaaaGTAATCCTTATACCAGTCGGGTTGTTCGAAGAAATAGGAATACGTGTAATATGAAAACTTTATACGTAAATTTTAAAGATCTTCAATGGCAAGATTGGATCATAGCACCGGAAGGGTACGATGCTTATTATTGTAGCGGAGAATGCAATTTTCCACTAAACCTTCACGTGAATGCAACTAATCATGCCATTGTACAGACTTTAGTACATCTTATGAAACCAAAAGAGGTACCGAAACCTTGTTGTGCACCTACGAAACTATCATCGATTTCGGTACTGTATTTTCTCGACGACAGTAacgttgttttaaaaaaatacagaaatatggtTATCAATAGTTGCGGTTGCCATTAAATTGTATAGctcaaatttttaacaaacgGACAAGAATTCTTTTACTTAATTCGCTTATAAGTTGACACAGATATTAAcgtatattgttatattaaatatttgaattatatcAGGGCatagaagaatatattttaataaacaattgtatttaaaaatatgtatttacataatatttataatatatatcataacaacaacaacatgtatacaattattcttaaattatattatgcTATAATATCACACCCTTTAAGAATGAATCTCCTCTCTGCACACCAGTGCAGAGATGCATGTTTCGGCAGATCTGCAGGTTGATGCTGTAAAAGCTTAATCGTTTCAGAGAggatttatttgtatatatgcTGAATAAAACATACTGTAAGATTGAGAACAATTCATAGCATgctttctttataaacatttccTAAATACATCTCTCTGGGACAACTACTCTAAAAACACTTTTAAGAGAGATGTatttaagaaatgtttataaagaaactttattttttacttttgtgTTAATAAAGGCAGACGGGAGCTTTGGTTTAAGGTTAAGTTTAGAATAATTTCCACATTGTGATTATactaaacaataataaaccGAGTCCGATGTAAACGACAatgatttatcatttattgtaataccCAATGAAGAAAGTGGAATACAAGTTTTGTCGGTCAGGCGTTCTATTCAATAATCTGAGATCCTTTCCAGCTGAAGCTGATTAAGAAAATCATGAGTCAACGGTATATAAAACAATCGTTATGTTAGAGCGAGATCgcataatataaaacaatgaCTCTTGATTAGTTATTACAACATGTCATTTAAGTTATgctaacaaaaatataactcTTATTACCAGTGATAATAATCGTTCATCCGTataagtaaaatatctttgcaGTCACGtctacgaataaatatataatatatcttaAGAATAACGTCatcgtatacatacatatataaggTATTTCGCGAATAACTTTATCGGTTATACGCATAATAATGTATGATCTATCTGACAACGAATAACCTTCTCGATATGCACAAAAACGACCATTAGTAATTGTTTACACATCGAACTAAACATTGTAAAAAGTGTTTGAGATCCATGAATTTAGAATAAACGTTGCAAAAACTTAACTCATTCGTATTCCTAGGATTTCATCAACAATTCAATAAAGTTACGCGCTTCTCAAACAccttatacatacatatacacactgttatatacatacatgtgtaTACATGTAAACGGACACATTCTGATagacgtatgtatatatacctACACAGTATACCGTATATCTGTATATAGAACTACGCTCGTGCCTCTTTACAACGATACAAACAGTCAGTATTTtggttaatattaataaatctgCTTCACGTACCGCATCACAGCGTAgacataataatatattatttctttccatttaCGCCAGGACTAGATCGATGCCAGATCTTCGACCGACTACGATATTATTGGAACAGTCAAGGAACAATGATGGTACAacgatgaattaattaattattaatctaaTTCCGTCTGCTATCGAAATACTTAGctcaagaaaagaaaaaaagaaatgatttcacCATCGTCGTCTATGGTGTTGGCGAGGTTCAAAGAATCAAGTCGCATCACTTCTTAGCCGCGTTACTTTTTAAACATCGTTGCTTTAAACAATACAAGATCGAATCGCTGAGCTTTCTAATGCGCCACGTAACTATCTCATAATAATTGCTCGTAACGATAAGCGATGcaataattcaaattgttaccgattataaaattagattACATTTCCTCGACCGATAGGTGGACGATAATTGTTCATCTAATTGGAAAATGTTAAGCGTACAATTGTCGACAGAACGCATCGGTAGCTAACGCCGGCTTTTTTCGTCGCAGAGCTATCCGTTTGTTCACGCGACAGGAGCTACATTTATTATCATCTGGACAGCACACGTCCGTCGACGAAGATCGTAACTAACtaacaaattatattctaACGTTATCCATGAACATTGCAGCGACTTATGTACACTTTAGTCGTATTTACATACCCGGCCACGACAACACGGAACTACGCGATATGAGGGAAGTGTCTTTGTACCAACGTTTATCGGGAAAACACCTAACGTACCCACGAAACTGCTCAATAGACAACATACAAAACGGTGTTATACTTTTGCACATACTCTTCCCTTCTGTTCTTTTTAGAAATCGATACGAATAGCACGTTGAAAATAACATAGCACCGAAGGAACTTGGGCGCGACATTCATGCATTACATATCCAATAGCCTTTGGCAATGGATCAGAGCGCTAACAGGACTTACAGATTAATTACCGCTAACAGTTAATGTCACAATTAATGCCAGTTTTGTTCTCGATAACAACAAAAAGATTCACGtaacaatttcaacaaatattcgTTAACGTCTTATAAACTACAAAAAGTAAGGTAAAGATGATTGTACACGCAgcaactttaatattcggactgGTTGCAACTTTTATCGCAACCCTATCGTTCGTCATAGACgaagtaaacattgtaaagTGTCCGAATACTAAAGTTAATCACCGTACACGTTTTGTTCGCTTGCTGGATGATGAAACCGATCGAGGGAGGCGCACGGAAACGAAAATCTAAAAACGGTGCTGTTTCTCTAGGAAATCGTGCttacttttattcgtcattcaCAGTAGGAACTAAACACTTTATCGTCCGactattttatcaaaaattttgatcGTGTTCGATCACCTTGCAAAAGACGCCTATTGCATCGTGTCAGTGTGGAATCTCTGGAACGTTTACAGAGAGTGTTCGGTAAGTCGCTAGAAAAAAAGCTCTGGTCACGCCGATAGAAAAGTTAAATCACACCGTGCAGATCCTCGATACGACGTCACTGATCGTCTTCGCATGGAAATAGTCCCCGTACGTTCGAGCCGTTGATCGATCGGAGAGATCCTTCTCGGAGGAGGTCTGTATGATTTCGCGGTTTGCATTATATACATGTGGACCGTCGCAAACGACGGCCACGACGCACagtatgttattttaaaaatccgGTTTTACGAGATCATAAATATCGTTATTCGACAAAGATTAAATCCTCTGGTATTTACTTGGtggtttcttttaaaaataatacataaacgTAGTAACGTAACTCTTACAACCCGAATGAAACCGGTTAGAAATCTACGTTTGACTCTTGATTTGTTATAGAAACTGTCAGAAAAGTCAGAATTTCAcgagaatattttgtttgagCTAACGCAGAGCTGAATTTGTAAAATGGCACACTGTATGACGTGAACTTTACAGCTATACACAGAGAGGATATAAAAGTGGAGTAACAAAGTAGAATCATCTTCTTTAGATCATTGAGGACGCGTCGGTTGAAACGTACGGTGACTTTTGTCTTGCTTAGTTGTGTTTCAAGCTATCCGAGCTATCCTCGTGATTGAAGGTGGATCGTTCACTGTCGGGATTCGAAGAATGACCGACAGCGCGCGAATCGTCAGAGTTTCTCCGGTGCCGTGGTTTTGATGGCTGGCCCAGTCTGCGGCGAAATTGAGGGGCCAACGCTCGTCGATCGCTCCAATGGCAACAACATCTTGCTCGGGAAGGGTTGCGATATTGCCCTCTTGGCCAGCCTGAAAGAGCTATAATTCGTTGGTATCAGTAAACAGTCGATACAAGAACTCTACGTGTTCAAGAATTGTATGTGTTTGTGCATACATAACGTTCTGCTAGTCAATCTGGGTCATCCGTCTACTATGCTGCTCAGAACAATTAAAAGATTGCTTGTTACCAAACGCGTAAGCATAGTTTGATGTTACCATTGAAGTAGTAGTACTCTCTAAAATCCTTTAATTGTTCTGAACAACGTAATCTCTTAAGCAACCCTCCAATGTTAAAGGTACGATAGAATTATCAAAAACTGGCAAACAGGATAAAGCGTAAAACGAGTCTGATTCACTATCAGCTGCAGGGTTAATCATGAATCATGCCTGAAGAGTCAAATTACAACTGCTTTTGACGTGTAGATGTTTCTCCGCAAACCGTGCTAGGAAATTGAATCAAACGTTCAAGTTCCTagcgttaaaaagaaagaaatgtccAGTTAACGTTCTCCTTATCGAATCAGGGTTCCATTGCGTTGTGTATGCAATAAGTCTGCAGTGGTCCCTGCTCCACCTTGCTAATTCTGATTgcaattattgttttaattattaaacgttaCCCTGTACATAATTAGATTCGACTACGATTTAAGAGGCTAAATCTAAAATGTATTCCAATGAAGGATCTTCTCAAACGTTATTGAACTGTATATACAACTGtggtaaaattttaatagaatcgTGACAAATATACCGCATGAATCAACTAGACGAGTGGTAGATCACCGAACGTGGAAGCAGATGAGGACATGGATTAACAGCGTAGAAGAGCTAGCAGCGTGTTTTGATGTTTGTACTGAAAGCGTGATAGAAACGTGATACAACATCTCCATGAATAAGAAGCACAGATGAATGAATGAAGATGAAGACAAACGGCTGTCCCATTTACAATGACAGCGATGCAGAGTGGTTTATTCGAACATTCCTTAAatgagtaaataattatatgcgTCTGAGCACACCTTCCATTGTGGAAGCGATCTTCTTCTCATCTTcagcgaataaagaattaaCACTTTCGGTTTAACTTTCTTCGAATATATTACAGACAGAGAAAGACAACTATCCCTTTCCCGGTGATATCATAGGTTCTCTTCGTTAGATCCCTCCTCGTTaactacaaaataaatataattgcatgaaaataacagaaacgaaataatGTCAAGTGACAGAATTAAAGTGATGTAAAGACTTGTTTCACGCATCGTCGGCAATTATCTTCCATGGAACTTCTACAATGGAAGTTGCTTTGGGTACAAAAAATAGTACAATGAAacatgaaagaagaaaagattgGCTCTAAGTAAAAAGTGATCTCGATTGCTGTAGGATCTGCGTATCCGGTCCGCCTGCAGAAGTTCAATACATAGCTAAAAAGGACAGTTGAATATTGTGTCAGAAGCGTATCGAAAGACAGTTGTAAAACGAGGGACGGCACACCATGTGTCCGTGAATCGTGGTGTTTTTGATACGGCATTCACATGTATAGTCGTGCATTGTGTCAGAGATTTTGTTGTATTACTTGTACAGTCGTGCTGTTAATCTCTTGTACAAACAGATATTTTAGCCCGATCAACCACCGAATTGGAATACAAACGATGTGTTAAAGGATACAGGGTCCAAACGAAACCATAAGctaaattacataaatgatTTGAACGTCGAATAAcggattaaaaatgaaacgcaTATTCCTGagacaattaaaatgaaatggaCATTTGTCTGAACATCTgtccaataaaaaaatgctTTGTCTATCGGTGGTGGATCTAGCTCAACGTTTTCTGTAACACAAACATTCCACCTAACGGATTTCAAGCGGTAAGGGGCTCTGGATTACCTTGATCACTAAAGATCAGACCATTTCAGGAGGTAACGAAAAAACTGTTTAGTCTCTGTACATCTAGACACTCATATGTTGATTAACCACAAATTCTGGACATATGCATGGCTGATAGATAAAACATTAAGTTTGTGCGTAGGATGGCTGCGGCTCTTGCCGAGAGCGCGATATCGGCTACGCTGCGTGACTAGACATATCTTCATAACAGGTACCTGTAATGAACAAACTGATAAGCTTTAAACACTGCCCAAACCTTTTATTTAGCAGCTAAAGAAAGTGAAGAAACGTATTAGAGATacagagaaaattaattgttgtgAAGTTCGCTCCAACATTGGAATATGAAAAGTTACGGTGATCCAAGGTGAAATGTTAAGGGACATATGCACGCCTACGGTTACAATTAAAACAGAACTTATCAAAATACTATCTTTCTATCTGTAAATGCAGCGTCACTCTAACGCAAAAAGCGACAGAAGAAAAAGGGAAGATGACGATGACATGTATCAACATGGATGAAACAATACTGT contains:
- the LOC128881143 gene encoding protein 60A-like isoform X1, giving the protein MYEKYIIVIPFLLILIFITSSERSSGLYVDNGVDQTILHKVASRKQKREVEDKLLNLFELPKRPKRIARRALLVKRSAPTFLLNIYKNILSNNKSIQDEHNNMDEFNLTNHDINIIDQSDLIMTFGAHNPHSGNASKTNRGKRIWFDVSEVPRGERIIAAELRLYQSLNTNAQFNKTYAIALYRVARTKNGGRIKHYINSANTTIAVYHADYTGRIMRPDDIGIVGVLGAPHKQPFMVGFFKNSGNRIKRDITSTQKEDDTNQLKYNLRNINFKSNPYTSRVVRRNRNTCNMKTLYVNFKDLQWQDWIIAPEGYDAYYCSGECNFPLNLHVNATNHAIVQTLVHLMKPKEVPKPCCAPTKLSSISVLYFLDDSNVVLKKYRNMVINSCGCH
- the LOC128881149 gene encoding serine/threonine-protein phosphatase 2A activator-like, whose protein sequence is MYYGCHKIPITVWIILDLSESTMSTSKELVKDAQLLPDDYEFIVPKKSIKVPADMATWEKSEAYFEYLGFILALNESVQGKALNIECSQNPVIDNVIGMLNEFDEWITQIPPTEQPQRFGNKSFRLWHERLQQRGVEELQKVLPSELHRAVPEIVQYLFESFGNPTRIDYGTGHEMAFLMFLCCMFKIGAFKQDDKVAVVVKIFNRYLELVRRLQLTYRMEPAGSHGAWSLDDYQFIPFVWGSAQLIGHPRLEPRHFVEPEIVELYSKQYMFLGCIEFISKVKIGPFAEHSNQLWNVSAVSSWAKVNNGLIKMYKAEVLAKFPVIQHVLFGSLLSIKPASIPPVGKGPRQDHPIRPPPPPPPK
- the LOC128881143 gene encoding protein 60A-like isoform X3, which codes for MYEKYIIVIPFLLILIFITSSERSSGLYVDNGVDQTILHKVASRKQKREVEDKLLNLFELPKRPKRIARRALLVKRSAPTFLLNIYKNILSNNKSIQDEHNNMDEFNLTNHDINIIDQSDLIMTFGAHNPHSGNASKTNRGKRIWFDVSEVPRGERIIAAELRLYQSLNTNAQFNKTYAIALYRVARTKNGGRIKHYINSANTTIGVLGAPHKQPFMVGFFKNSGNRIKRDITSTQKEDDTNQLKYNLRNINFKSNPYTSRVVRRNRNTCNMKTLYVNFKDLQWQDWIIAPEGYDAYYCSGECNFPLNLHVNATNHAIVQTLVHLMKPKEVPKPCCAPTKLSSISVLYFLDDSNVVLKKYRNMVINSCGCH
- the LOC128881132 gene encoding SWI/SNF-related matrix-associated actin-dependent regulator of chromatin subfamily A-like protein 1 — protein: MSYSREEIEEKRLLALQRKQQTQIKTNSPLDFTKRETNRPSPSILNDSSKSLNAINPFRNKQNKHFVHKEDFRNNSFKSNRKFNKQKERFDPIESKKFFGQKSCIKGTCYMINEERFAFETSSYLPTLIETLKTIPSRSYDVQTKTWNFHLKDYENLMKKIIQFKSEVQVIGLPKNVIQIFNKSNSSDKTDTKIDLSDIDPHLLNQLMPFQREGICYGISKGGRCMIADDMGLGKTIQALGIAHYYRENWPLLIVVPSSVRYQWADAIYTFLPSVPAHYILHFTSSKDFCSDSRIVITSYDLLVRAVDTFEHRSFGFVILDESHALKSFKTSRYKAAQRVISQARHVVLLTGTPALSRPIELYTQINLIMPKFMKYEEYGIRYCAGEKSSFGWDFTGSSNMQELQLLLKHTCLIRRLKSDVMNELPTKTREVVMLDPDLIKVGSAEMVEMSQKMERKVLTGIERHTALLQYYNESGIAKQKAICDYISKLLKDKHKFLVFAHHQSVLDAICNLIQSMNIKYIRIDGKTNPECRKFQVDKFQDCDDYLVAVLSITAANSGITLTAAQLVVFAELFWNPGVLCQAEDRVHRIGQNENVVIRYLVAKQTADDYLWPLIQKKMNVLNEAGLNQDFSLHNISTMKHALNTKQTTLDIFKSNDQNHSKTDEEIVQSNESNQNVLLENNSSMALEEVDELLEGDFNFCDWDEME
- the LOC128881143 gene encoding protein 60A-like isoform X2, translated to MYEKYIIVIPFLLILIFITSSERSSGLYVDNGVDQTILHKVASRKQKREVEDKLLNLFELPKRPKRIARRALLVKRSAPTFLLNIYKNILSNNKSIQDEHNNMDEFNLTNHDINIIDQSDLIMTFGAHNPHSGNASKTNRGKRIWFDVSEVPRGERIIAAELRLYQSLNTNAQFNKTYAIALYRVARTKNGGRIKHYINSANTTIVYHADYTGRIMRPDDIGIVGVLGAPHKQPFMVGFFKNSGNRIKRDITSTQKEDDTNQLKYNLRNINFKSNPYTSRVVRRNRNTCNMKTLYVNFKDLQWQDWIIAPEGYDAYYCSGECNFPLNLHVNATNHAIVQTLVHLMKPKEVPKPCCAPTKLSSISVLYFLDDSNVVLKKYRNMVINSCGCH